The sequence TAACCATTTTTTTGCTATCTGAAATCTCTTTATCTATTGAAAAATAAAAAGATAAAGTAAACGATTGCTTTATTAGATTTATAGTTAAATAAAAAATAACCAAGTATGTTGTTTGATATATATTATTAATCGGTTAATTAAAATCGAGTATTAAATAATATAATAAATAAAATAATTAATTTATGACACTCTTTTTGAAAAAAGCATTACCTAACTTTATATCGTATATATGCAATTTTTACCTGCTATAACCGGTAAAGTGATATTTACACGCTATAGCAGGTAAAGTTTGATCGTTACTTCCCAATACAGAAACTTGAGAAAATACGGCCTAATAAATCATCCGAGGTAAATTCACCAGTAATTTCACTTAATGCTTGTTGAGCCAGTCTTAACTCTTCTGCCAATAATTCACCCGATTTTGCATAAACCAGCTGTTCATGGCCTTGCTGTAAATGTTCTGCTGCGGTATTTAATGCCTGTAAATGACGGCGGCGCGCTAAGAAGCCCCCTTCAGTATTGCTGTTAAAGCCCATGGCTTCTTTAAGGTGTGAGCGTAGTAACTCAATGCCCATTCCATCACGGGCAGATAAACGGATCATCGGATAGTCACCTTGCGAGGTGATCTCGGCAGGTTCACCCGTTAAATCTGATTTGTTGCGAATAACGGTGACCGGCAGTGTGCTAGGTAAACGAGCCATAAACTCAGGCCAAATATCTTCAGGTGCTGTTGCATCGGTAGTCGTACTATCCACCATAAAGAGCACTCTATCTGCTTGCTCAATCTCTTTCCAAGCACGTTCAATACCAATACGTTCCACTTTATCACGGGCTTCACGTAAACCTGCTGTATCGATAATATGCAGAGGCATACCATCAATATGAATATGCTCACGCAATACATCACGCGTTGTACCCGCAATATCCGTGACAATGGCAGCTTCTCGACCTGCTAATGCATTTAATAGGCTTGATTTACCTGCATTAGGGCGACCAGCGATAACCACTTTCATCCCTTCACGTAACAGGCTACCTTGGCGAGCTTGAGCTCGAACATCATCTAATTCAGCAATAACCGCGTTAAGCTTTCCTTCAATGATACCGTCAGAAAGAAAATCAATCTCTTCATCTGGGAAATCAATCGCTGCTTCAACATAAATACGTAAGTGAGTTAATGACTCTACCATCTCGTTAATATGAGAGGAAAATGCACCTTGTAATGAATTAATCGCTGAACGTGCCGCTTGTTCTGAGCTGGCATCAATTAAATCTGCAATCGCTTCGGCTTGTGCTAAGTCGAGTTTGTCATTTAAAAATGCACGTTCAGAAAATTCTCCAGGGTTTGCAATACGCACACCAGGAATTTGTAAAATGCGTTTTAGTAATAAATCCAGAATAACGGGGCCGCCATGACCTTGTAATTCTAGAACATCTTCACCTGTAAATGAGTTCGGATTTGGGAAGAAAAGGGCGATACCCTGATCAAGCACTGAGTTGTCATCATTGCGAAATGGCAGGTAATCGGCATAACGAGGTTTCGGCAATTTGCCTAAAACGGTTTGTGCCACAAGGGCTGCTTTGGGGCCAGAAACGCGTAGGATACCAACACCGCCTCTTCCCGGAGGTGTGGCCTGAGCGACGATAGTATCAGTGCTATGCATGGTGTACTCGCTTAATCAGAATAATTGTATCAATATAAAAAAACAGAAGGCGGTCATTGTAGACCGCCTTCGCTATTTTATGTCACTTTCCTTTGAATGTAACCAAGGAAGAGGTTTTTCCTCATGTGACCTTATTTTTTGTCTCTGCTGTGTAAGCCACGTTTTTCCAAGCCGCGGTAAATTAGCTGCTGTTGGATAATGGTCACTAAGTTACTGACGATATAGTACAGAACTAGACCTGATGGGAACCACAGGAAGAATACAGTAAACACAACCGGCATAAAGGTCATGATTTTTTGTTGCATCGGATCCGTCACTGCCGTAGGAGACAGTTTCTGAATGATGAACATTGTTACACCCATTAATAATGGCAGGATGTAGTACGGATCTTGCGCCGATAAATCTTGGATCCATAACATAAATGGCGCATGACGTAATTCAACAGAACCCATCAGCATGTAATACAATGCAAGGAAGATTGGCATCTGGATAATCAGCGGTAAACAACCACCCAGAGGATTCACTTTCTCTTGTTTGTATAACGCCATCATTTCTTGGCTCATACGTTGTTTGTCATCACCAATACGTTCACGCAGTGCAGCCAATTTTGGTTGCAGTAAACGCATTTTCGCCATGGAAGTATACTGTGCTTTAGTCAGCGGATACATGATACCACGAACGATAAAGGTGATCATGATGATGGAGAAGCCCCAGTTACCGATAAAGCTGTGAAGGAATTTCAACAGTTTAAACAGTGGCTGAGAGATAAACCATAACCAACCGTAATCTACAGACAGGTCTAAATGTGGCGCAATGGCTGACATTTCTGACTGAATTTCTGGACCAACCCATAATGTTGAGCTGATGTCAGCACTGCTATTTGGTGCAATTGTCACCGGTGCTGATTTATAACCAATCAGAGCAATAGATTTGTTTTCTAAAGTGATAGAGTAGAAGTTATTGTTCTGACTATCTTTAGAAGGAACCCATGCTGTTGCAAAGTACTGTTGTAACATTGCAACCCAACCATTATTAGTGGTTATAGATAAGTTTTTATCTTCGATATCACCAAAACTGTATTTTTTATAGTTGGTTTCATCGGATGAGTATGCCGCGCCACGATAAGTGTGTAGCGCAAAGTTGCTGCTACCAGTATCACGGCTTTCTGGCAATTTAACAGATTGTTTTAACTGACCGTAGAAGTTCATGGTCAACGTTTTATCTGTTGTATTCTCAATTTTGTAATCAATACCGATATCGTACTGACCTTTCTTCAGAATGAAGGTTTTGACGAATTTTACGCCTTCTTCATTGACAAAAGTCATAGGTACACGTAACTCATCTTGGTTTTCACCAAGTACGAATTCGTTTTTATCAGCACTATAAACTGGGCGAGATTTCTGATCTGGGCCATCAGGGCCGATTAAGCCACTTTGCGCCTGATACAGAAACTGTGGTGTAGTTTCCAGTAAACGGAAAGGTGTCTGTGAATTAAGCTCGGCGGGATAGGCTAACAAATCAGCCTCATCGATAGTACCGCCCTGAGTATTGATACGAAGATCAAGTACGTCAGTTTTTACGGTAATCAATTTTGCCTGCTCATTGCTGTTACCAGTTACAGCAAGACTATCACTACTTGGCACGTCCGCTTGTTGCGAGACCTGAGCAGTAGTGGTGGTGTTTTGTGAAACTTTATCACCCTCCCACTGCTGCCAGATCAGGAAAGAAACGAACAGCAAAGCGATGAATAGAAGATTGCGTTGCGAATCCATCGTTAATTTTCTCTGTTATCGTCGTTTTTTCTAGGTGGGACAGGATCATCACCACCTT comes from Proteus vulgaris and encodes:
- the mnmE gene encoding tRNA uridine-5-carboxymethylaminomethyl(34) synthesis GTPase MnmE — protein: MHSTDTIVAQATPPGRGGVGILRVSGPKAALVAQTVLGKLPKPRYADYLPFRNDDNSVLDQGIALFFPNPNSFTGEDVLELQGHGGPVILDLLLKRILQIPGVRIANPGEFSERAFLNDKLDLAQAEAIADLIDASSEQAARSAINSLQGAFSSHINEMVESLTHLRIYVEAAIDFPDEEIDFLSDGIIEGKLNAVIAELDDVRAQARQGSLLREGMKVVIAGRPNAGKSSLLNALAGREAAIVTDIAGTTRDVLREHIHIDGMPLHIIDTAGLREARDKVERIGIERAWKEIEQADRVLFMVDSTTTDATAPEDIWPEFMARLPSTLPVTVIRNKSDLTGEPAEITSQGDYPMIRLSARDGMGIELLRSHLKEAMGFNSNTEGGFLARRRHLQALNTAAEHLQQGHEQLVYAKSGELLAEELRLAQQALSEITGEFTSDDLLGRIFSSFCIGK
- the yidC gene encoding membrane protein insertase YidC, with protein sequence MDSQRNLLFIALLFVSFLIWQQWEGDKVSQNTTTTAQVSQQADVPSSDSLAVTGNSNEQAKLITVKTDVLDLRINTQGGTIDEADLLAYPAELNSQTPFRLLETTPQFLYQAQSGLIGPDGPDQKSRPVYSADKNEFVLGENQDELRVPMTFVNEEGVKFVKTFILKKGQYDIGIDYKIENTTDKTLTMNFYGQLKQSVKLPESRDTGSSNFALHTYRGAAYSSDETNYKKYSFGDIEDKNLSITTNNGWVAMLQQYFATAWVPSKDSQNNNFYSITLENKSIALIGYKSAPVTIAPNSSADISSTLWVGPEIQSEMSAIAPHLDLSVDYGWLWFISQPLFKLLKFLHSFIGNWGFSIIMITFIVRGIMYPLTKAQYTSMAKMRLLQPKLAALRERIGDDKQRMSQEMMALYKQEKVNPLGGCLPLIIQMPIFLALYYMLMGSVELRHAPFMLWIQDLSAQDPYYILPLLMGVTMFIIQKLSPTAVTDPMQQKIMTFMPVVFTVFFLWFPSGLVLYYIVSNLVTIIQQQLIYRGLEKRGLHSRDKK